One Roseomonas sp. OT10 DNA window includes the following coding sequences:
- a CDS encoding class I SAM-dependent methyltransferase, translated as MSSVLDQGAARGAVNGAVHGDHPRAALDASAVRDAYRRWAGVYDTVFGGVSAFGRKRAVAAVNRLPGARVLEVGVGTGLALPSYRRDKRVVGIDLSREMLEKAQERVAAEALPNVDGLLEMDAESMAFADDSFDIAVAMFTASVVPDAKKLFAEMSRVVRPGGRLLFVNHFAAEAGPRWWVERAMAPLSRVLGWHPDFALDALLDRATTEVEALEPCPPAGLFTLVQVRNGVEARQLAAA; from the coding sequence ATGTCGTCGGTGCTGGATCAGGGTGCGGCCAGGGGCGCCGTGAATGGCGCCGTTCATGGGGACCACCCCCGGGCGGCCCTGGATGCCTCCGCGGTGCGGGACGCCTACCGCCGCTGGGCGGGGGTCTACGACACCGTGTTCGGCGGCGTCTCGGCCTTCGGGCGCAAGCGGGCGGTGGCGGCGGTGAACCGCCTGCCGGGCGCGCGGGTGCTGGAGGTGGGGGTGGGCACGGGCCTGGCCCTGCCCAGCTACCGCCGCGACAAGCGCGTGGTCGGCATCGACCTGTCGCGCGAGATGCTGGAGAAGGCGCAGGAGCGCGTCGCCGCCGAGGCCCTGCCCAACGTGGACGGGCTGCTGGAGATGGACGCGGAGTCCATGGCCTTCGCCGACGACTCCTTCGACATCGCGGTGGCCATGTTCACCGCCTCGGTCGTGCCCGACGCGAAGAAGCTCTTCGCCGAGATGAGCCGCGTCGTCCGCCCCGGCGGCCGGCTGCTCTTCGTCAACCACTTCGCCGCCGAAGCCGGGCCACGCTGGTGGGTGGAGCGGGCGATGGCCCCGCTCTCCCGCGTGCTGGGCTGGCACCCGGATTTCGCCCTGGACGCGCTGCTCGACCGGGCCACCACGGAGGTGGAGGCGCTGGAGCCCTGCCCGCCGGCCGGGCTCTTTACCCTGGTCCAGGTGCGCAACGGGGTGGAGGCGCGTCAACTGGCGGCGGCCTGA
- a CDS encoding asparaginase — protein MQDPILVEVMRGGLVESRHAGAVAVVDAKGGLVLGLGDIDRPVFPRSAVKVIQALPMVESGAASRFGLDQEELALTCASHGGEPRHVAVARGVLAKLGLEPDCLECGVQWPSTTSASQALARAGEKPSALHNNCSGKHSGFLCLACDLGAPPPGYVLADHPVQRRVTATLSEVTGARLDETNRGIDGCSIPTYAMPLRAVALGFARIGTGEGLHPDRADAARQLRRAVAEHPFLVAGTRRFDTVVMEALGERAFLKVGAEGVYTAALPELGLGVALKCDDGAKRGAEALMAALLLRLLPLSDAEAAVVRPLAEPVLKNWNGLEVGRVRPVLPA, from the coding sequence ATGCAGGATCCCATTCTGGTCGAGGTGATGCGCGGCGGGCTGGTGGAATCCCGCCATGCCGGCGCGGTCGCGGTGGTGGACGCGAAGGGCGGGCTGGTGCTCGGGCTCGGCGACATCGACCGCCCGGTCTTCCCCCGCTCGGCGGTGAAGGTCATCCAGGCCCTGCCCATGGTCGAGAGCGGCGCGGCCAGCCGCTTCGGCCTGGACCAGGAGGAGCTGGCCCTGACCTGCGCCTCGCATGGCGGCGAGCCCCGGCACGTGGCCGTGGCGCGCGGCGTGCTCGCGAAGCTGGGGCTGGAGCCGGACTGCCTGGAATGCGGCGTGCAGTGGCCCAGCACCACCTCCGCCTCCCAGGCCCTGGCCCGCGCCGGCGAGAAGCCCTCCGCCCTGCACAACAACTGCTCCGGCAAGCATTCCGGCTTCCTGTGCCTGGCCTGCGACCTCGGCGCGCCGCCGCCGGGCTACGTCCTGGCCGACCATCCGGTGCAGCGGCGGGTGACCGCGACCCTGTCCGAGGTGACGGGGGCGAGGCTGGACGAGACCAACCGCGGCATCGATGGCTGCTCCATCCCGACCTACGCCATGCCGCTGCGCGCGGTGGCCCTGGGCTTCGCCCGGATCGGCACGGGCGAGGGCCTGCATCCCGACCGTGCCGATGCGGCCCGGCAGCTCCGCCGGGCGGTGGCGGAGCACCCCTTCCTGGTGGCCGGCACGCGGCGCTTCGACACGGTGGTGATGGAGGCGCTGGGCGAGCGCGCCTTCCTGAAGGTCGGCGCGGAGGGGGTCTATACCGCCGCCCTGCCGGAGCTGGGCCTGGGCGTGGCGCTGAAATGCGACGACGGCGCCAAGCGCGGGGCGGAGGCGCTGATGGCCGCCCTCCTCCTCCGCCTGCTGCCGCTCTCCGACGCCGAGGCGGCAGTGGTGCGGCCGCTGGCCGAGCCGGTGCTGAAGAACTGGAACGGCCTGGAGGTCGGCCGGGTCCGCCCCGTCCTGCCGGCCTGA
- a CDS encoding Ig-like domain-containing protein has protein sequence MSNSVSDSGGYEGSQQTLSLGRKGGGTITYNYEMYSIPDQLIIRYDGKDLLNTGFVSGSRSGTVTIPTGTAEEVQIILATNDQGTAWVYTVSEGACADPDPFILTALGGWEDTDGDGDCDATGTILIAYKGGSSLLRVENAVAEYDASGLRVSSGTVYSAIRTLNGALFEGSFNLDFSTGQVTVVDDADDGNEHKLAALNYGIAGMTLGPRTITADIGPQLPAGLGGLVIAPGAFPDMTIGANGIVLDRTSLVLPGAFSVGEKWGVKSANLQFEYDGSGDKLKVEGEFSIETPFKGIPTGRVYTVKTAEGKPFTYGPDGVEGRIELALKDLDFTESGGNKGTKFGKFGLSEATAYLDFGTLEVGGKFNVSLPGFGKVKNPGVEASFGGVFIPELALNSFGLKLSGQVPLGASGWFGQSIGISGENLAPNDTTAAQWSLTGEVSYLPEYKLPLIDKEVGILNLSGTITGGADKWGTSAQLKMLNLGSFSAVVATGSIEYDVPKSTLTVAGSKSIMNGFIKTGDTFKTVFNPEFSLSVTGSATLGFPTNDLWGLKIFSGKTFTSSNYAISFNNDGNFSNDFIAGWTTVSLPTFSLPVQYKDQTIGLRFNFDDILTPKMIDATDVGMLSGASFAPSFARVAFTPFAAAPGADFDVPAGAETTVFTVTWETPDPDAKLRLIGPDGTVYEESGFAAAGFAVITELSSDTGRAVGSAGLPGGIWRLEVVSALDLGLVEYQTIVGEAAPVLSLGSVVQDAATGAVTVDYVLGDTDSDATVTLYATTDTPGTGGVVIASGLSESAAGRFVWTPANVAPGTYTIYGVADDGGSAPVTVTAPGTVTVGGGTDLSVRIDPPASTVLGQNFTVDVSYGNIGDGAAPGATIEIDLPAGVAFVGSSVAATVAGQKVTIAVGDLAVGASGEFALTLRAPAAAGPIDLSASITSGTYEQDPIDNLDSNTVQVVASNLADLVVTHGALPADITLGTAFEFTVTVTNAGLAAAPGVLLREQFPSEVRFLGATGTKGSLNSSSVSSASFNFGTLEPGENQSVTFRVLPQAAGDYVAVAEATFTGSSVVERSAADNIVVASVAAEPAPPGPADLSLAARASSTAVAVGDVVTFTLTLNNAGPGTASGIKVDALLPTGLSFESASALQGSYDATTGVWDVGNMRDGLTRQLTVTARVEQEGSLALLAEIAASAEPDPDSTPGSRVLGEDDTALVAVAGVNAAPVATGEGYAAVAGTLLTVPAATGVLANDSDGNGDRLFARLVTGPQNGTLTLRADGSFDYRANAGFAGTDGWTYAVTDGTLSQDAAATVAVTLPPPTEADLSLVAAADFAAVAVGGVVTFTLTLNNAGPGTASGIKVDALLPAGLSFVSASALQGSYDAATGVWDVGGLDGGTTRQLTVTARVEQQGPFALQADIAASAEPDPDSTPGNRVPGEDDTALVRVSGIEAPPGGGGEPGGGGEPGGGGVPGRAAMPFAGYGVAGIGFDAAGYRSANPDVAAAGADPLQHYQTLGWREGRDPSAAFDVETYLARNPDVAAAGIDPLGHFLTHGAAEGRTAPPAIGNLLPNGFSPSYYLLSNPDVGQAGMDAYDHYLRFGIGEQRDPNAFFDSHAYAVQRPDVAASGMDPLTHYTEFGWKEGVDPSTIFDTRAYLDANPDVAAAGVNPLLHFLHSGIAEGRTSYLATAGGVDGAFYLTTYADVARSSFDPFEHYTRFGAAAGRDPNAFFDTLGYQAHYGDVAASGLNPLLHYLEFGWREGRDPSARFDTGDYLSANADVAAAGVNPLLHYLSHGRYEGRMAVTDGTWD, from the coding sequence ATGTCGAATTCCGTTTCCGATTCTGGCGGCTACGAGGGCAGTCAGCAGACGCTGTCCCTGGGACGGAAGGGTGGTGGCACCATCACCTACAACTACGAGATGTATTCCATCCCGGATCAGCTGATCATCCGCTACGACGGCAAGGATCTGCTGAACACCGGCTTCGTCTCCGGCTCCCGCTCCGGGACGGTCACCATCCCGACCGGCACTGCCGAGGAGGTGCAGATCATCCTCGCGACCAACGACCAGGGGACGGCCTGGGTCTATACGGTCAGCGAGGGCGCCTGCGCCGACCCCGATCCCTTCATCCTGACCGCCCTGGGCGGCTGGGAGGACACGGATGGCGACGGCGACTGCGACGCGACCGGCACCATCCTGATCGCCTACAAGGGCGGGTCGAGCCTGCTGCGCGTGGAGAACGCGGTCGCGGAATACGACGCCTCCGGCCTGCGCGTCTCCTCCGGCACGGTCTACAGCGCGATCCGCACCCTGAACGGCGCGCTGTTCGAGGGCAGCTTCAACCTCGACTTCAGCACCGGCCAGGTCACCGTCGTCGACGACGCGGATGACGGCAACGAGCACAAGCTGGCGGCGCTCAACTACGGCATCGCCGGCATGACGCTGGGGCCGCGCACCATCACCGCCGACATCGGCCCGCAGCTTCCCGCCGGGCTCGGCGGCCTGGTCATCGCCCCGGGCGCCTTCCCGGACATGACCATCGGCGCCAATGGCATCGTGCTGGACCGCACCTCCCTGGTCCTGCCCGGCGCCTTCTCGGTCGGCGAGAAGTGGGGCGTGAAGTCCGCCAACCTGCAGTTCGAGTACGACGGCAGCGGCGACAAGCTGAAGGTCGAGGGCGAGTTCTCCATCGAGACGCCGTTCAAGGGCATCCCGACCGGCCGCGTCTACACGGTCAAGACCGCCGAGGGTAAGCCCTTCACCTACGGCCCCGACGGCGTCGAGGGCCGCATCGAGCTGGCGCTGAAGGATCTCGACTTCACGGAGTCGGGGGGCAACAAGGGCACCAAGTTCGGCAAGTTCGGGCTGAGCGAGGCCACCGCCTATCTCGACTTCGGCACGCTGGAGGTGGGCGGCAAGTTCAACGTCAGCCTGCCGGGCTTCGGCAAGGTGAAGAATCCCGGGGTCGAGGCCAGCTTCGGCGGCGTCTTCATCCCCGAGCTCGCCCTCAACAGCTTCGGCCTCAAGCTCAGCGGCCAGGTCCCGCTCGGGGCCTCCGGCTGGTTCGGCCAGTCGATCGGCATCTCGGGCGAGAACCTGGCGCCGAACGACACGACGGCCGCGCAGTGGAGCCTCACGGGCGAGGTCTCCTACCTGCCGGAATACAAGCTGCCGCTGATCGACAAGGAGGTCGGCATCCTCAACCTCTCCGGCACCATCACCGGTGGCGCCGACAAGTGGGGGACCTCGGCGCAGCTCAAGATGCTCAACCTCGGCAGCTTCTCCGCCGTGGTGGCCACGGGGTCCATCGAGTACGACGTGCCCAAGTCGACCCTGACCGTCGCCGGCAGCAAGTCGATCATGAACGGCTTCATCAAGACCGGCGACACCTTCAAGACCGTCTTCAACCCCGAATTCTCCCTCTCCGTCACCGGCAGCGCCACGCTGGGCTTCCCCACCAACGACCTGTGGGGGCTGAAGATCTTCAGCGGCAAGACCTTCACCTCCTCGAACTACGCCATCTCCTTCAACAACGACGGCAACTTCTCCAACGACTTCATCGCCGGCTGGACCACCGTCTCCCTCCCGACCTTCAGCCTGCCGGTCCAGTACAAGGACCAGACGATCGGCCTGCGCTTCAACTTCGACGACATCCTCACGCCGAAGATGATCGACGCCACGGACGTGGGGATGCTGTCCGGCGCCAGCTTCGCGCCCTCCTTCGCGCGCGTGGCCTTCACGCCCTTCGCGGCGGCGCCGGGCGCCGATTTCGACGTGCCCGCCGGCGCCGAGACCACCGTCTTCACCGTCACCTGGGAGACGCCCGACCCGGATGCGAAGCTGCGGCTGATCGGGCCGGACGGCACGGTCTACGAGGAGAGCGGCTTCGCCGCCGCCGGCTTCGCGGTGATCACCGAGCTGTCCAGCGACACCGGACGCGCCGTGGGCTCCGCCGGGCTGCCCGGCGGCATCTGGCGGCTGGAGGTGGTGTCGGCGCTCGACCTCGGCCTGGTCGAGTACCAGACCATCGTCGGCGAGGCCGCGCCGGTCCTGTCCCTCGGCAGCGTCGTGCAGGATGCCGCCACCGGCGCCGTGACGGTCGACTACGTCCTCGGCGACACGGATTCCGACGCCACCGTGACGCTCTACGCCACCACGGACACGCCGGGCACCGGCGGCGTGGTGATCGCCTCCGGCCTGTCGGAATCGGCGGCCGGCCGCTTCGTCTGGACGCCCGCCAACGTCGCCCCGGGCACCTATACCATCTACGGCGTCGCCGATGACGGCGGCAGCGCGCCGGTGACCGTGACCGCCCCGGGGACGGTGACGGTGGGCGGCGGCACCGACCTCTCCGTGCGCATCGATCCGCCCGCCTCGACCGTGCTCGGCCAGAACTTCACCGTGGATGTCTCCTACGGGAATATCGGCGACGGCGCCGCCCCCGGCGCCACGATCGAGATCGACCTGCCGGCCGGCGTGGCCTTCGTCGGCAGCAGCGTGGCGGCGACGGTGGCGGGCCAGAAGGTGACGATCGCCGTCGGCGACCTGGCCGTGGGGGCCTCGGGCGAGTTCGCCCTGACCCTGCGCGCGCCCGCCGCGGCGGGGCCGATCGATCTCTCCGCCTCGATCACGAGCGGCACCTACGAGCAGGACCCGATCGACAACCTCGACAGCAACACGGTGCAGGTGGTGGCCAGCAACCTGGCCGACCTCGTCGTCACCCACGGCGCGCTGCCCGCCGACATCACGCTGGGCACGGCCTTCGAGTTCACCGTCACGGTGACCAATGCGGGCCTGGCGGCGGCGCCCGGCGTGCTGCTGCGCGAGCAGTTTCCCTCCGAGGTCCGGTTCCTCGGCGCCACCGGCACCAAGGGCAGCCTCAACTCCTCCTCCGTCAGCTCGGCCTCGTTCAACTTCGGCACGCTGGAGCCCGGCGAGAACCAGTCCGTCACCTTCCGCGTCCTGCCCCAGGCCGCCGGCGACTACGTGGCCGTGGCGGAGGCGACCTTCACCGGCAGCTCGGTCGTCGAGCGCTCCGCGGCCGACAACATCGTCGTGGCCAGCGTCGCCGCGGAGCCGGCGCCGCCCGGCCCTGCCGACCTGTCGCTGGCGGCCCGCGCCAGCAGCACGGCCGTCGCGGTCGGCGACGTGGTGACCTTCACCCTGACGCTGAACAATGCCGGCCCGGGCACGGCCAGCGGCATCAAGGTGGATGCGCTCCTTCCCACGGGGCTGTCCTTCGAGTCGGCCTCCGCGCTGCAGGGCAGCTACGACGCGACCACCGGCGTATGGGACGTCGGCAACATGCGCGACGGGCTCACCCGCCAGCTGACCGTCACGGCACGGGTCGAGCAGGAGGGCTCGCTCGCCCTGCTGGCCGAGATCGCCGCCTCGGCGGAGCCGGACCCGGATTCCACCCCGGGCAGCCGCGTGCTGGGCGAGGACGACACCGCGCTGGTGGCGGTGGCCGGCGTCAATGCCGCGCCGGTGGCGACCGGCGAGGGCTACGCGGCCGTGGCCGGGACGCTGCTCACGGTCCCGGCGGCGACCGGCGTGCTGGCCAACGACAGCGACGGCAATGGCGACCGGCTGTTCGCGCGCCTCGTCACCGGGCCGCAGAACGGCACCCTGACGCTGCGCGCCGATGGCAGCTTCGACTACCGGGCCAATGCCGGCTTCGCCGGCACGGACGGGTGGACCTATGCGGTCACGGACGGCACCCTGTCGCAGGACGCCGCCGCCACCGTGGCCGTGACCTTGCCGCCGCCCACCGAGGCCGACCTGTCCCTGGTGGCCGCTGCCGACTTCGCGGCCGTGGCCGTCGGCGGCGTGGTGACCTTCACCCTGACGCTGAACAATGCCGGTCCGGGCACGGCGAGCGGCATCAAGGTGGATGCCCTCCTCCCCGCCGGGCTGTCCTTCGTCTCGGCCTCCGCGCTGCAGGGCAGCTACGATGCCGCCACCGGGGTGTGGGACGTCGGCGGCCTGGATGGCGGGACGACGCGCCAGCTGACCGTCACCGCGCGGGTGGAGCAGCAGGGCCCCTTCGCCCTGCAGGCCGACATCGCCGCCTCGGCCGAGCCGGACCCGGATTCCACCCCGGGCAACCGCGTGCCCGGCGAGGATGATACCGCGCTGGTGAGGGTGTCCGGCATCGAGGCCCCGCCGGGCGGCGGAGGCGAGCCGGGGGGTGGAGGCGAGCCGGGCGGAGGGGGCGTGCCGGGCCGGGCGGCGATGCCGTTCGCGGGCTACGGCGTGGCCGGGATCGGCTTCGATGCGGCCGGCTACCGCTCCGCCAATCCGGACGTCGCGGCCGCGGGGGCCGACCCGCTGCAGCACTACCAGACGCTGGGCTGGCGCGAGGGCCGCGACCCGTCCGCCGCCTTCGACGTGGAAACCTACCTGGCCCGCAACCCGGACGTGGCGGCGGCCGGCATCGACCCGCTGGGGCATTTCCTGACCCATGGCGCGGCGGAGGGACGCACCGCGCCGCCGGCGATCGGCAACCTGCTGCCCAACGGCTTCAGCCCGAGCTACTACCTGCTCAGCAATCCCGATGTCGGGCAGGCGGGCATGGACGCCTATGACCACTACCTGCGCTTCGGCATCGGGGAGCAACGCGATCCGAATGCCTTCTTCGACAGCCATGCCTATGCGGTGCAGCGCCCCGACGTCGCCGCGTCCGGGATGGATCCCCTGACCCACTACACGGAGTTCGGCTGGAAGGAAGGCGTCGATCCTTCGACGATCTTCGACACGCGGGCCTACCTCGACGCGAATCCCGACGTGGCCGCCGCGGGCGTCAACCCGCTGCTGCACTTCCTGCACTCCGGCATCGCGGAGGGGCGCACCAGCTACCTCGCCACGGCGGGCGGCGTGGATGGGGCCTTCTACCTCACGACCTATGCCGACGTCGCGCGCAGCAGCTTCGATCCGTTCGAGCACTACACCCGTTTCGGCGCGGCCGCGGGGCGGGACCCGAACGCCTTCTTCGACACGCTCGGCTACCAGGCGCATTATGGCGACGTCGCGGCCTCGGGCCTGAACCCGCTGCTGCATTATCTCGAATTCGGCTGGCGCGAGGGCCGCGACCCCTCGGCGCGCTTCGACACGGGCGACTACCTGTCGGCGAATGCCGACGTGGCCGCCGCGGGCGTCAATCCGCTGCTGCACTACCTGTCGCACGGCCGCTACGAGGGGCGGATGGCCGTGACCGACGGCACCTGGGACTAG
- a CDS encoding DNA recombination protein RmuC → MDLWLVLLVALAPGLLAIGVVLLRRPPAPGLTAEAMLPLVERLGALQSGMGEQLARQGREVEAAIAAQNQRLAEAQAAAAERARLQEGALAEQLARATRAMTDSLAEQARRVGEAAAAQNERLAQQEKALADRLAAGTTGLQAALAAQNERLNAALAGQTEKVNRQLGEQFAATQETAKAIGERLAVIDAARGNIEALGAQVTSLAGILSNKQTRGAFGEVQLRRLVEDRLPADGFSWQHTLSNRHRADCLIHLPHPPGPVVVDSKFPLESWRAGREAGDEAARVLHARAFASDVRKHVTDIAQKYLIPGETAEGALLFVPSEAIYAELHADHAALVEEAARRGVYVVSPSTLWAVLGTMRALMRDVRIRGEAARIQTAVRTLLDDVTRLDDRVDNLKRHFDQAEKDIRQIEISRDKIVRIGQRIGEVELEDEAGPALKLGQDDLASVPPAALPRA, encoded by the coding sequence TTGGATCTCTGGCTGGTCCTTCTCGTCGCCCTGGCGCCGGGCCTGCTCGCCATCGGGGTGGTGCTGCTGCGCCGCCCGCCGGCCCCGGGCCTGACCGCGGAGGCCATGCTGCCGCTGGTCGAGCGCCTGGGTGCGCTGCAGTCCGGCATGGGCGAGCAGCTTGCCCGCCAGGGGCGCGAGGTGGAGGCGGCCATCGCCGCGCAGAACCAGCGCCTCGCCGAGGCCCAGGCGGCGGCGGCCGAGCGCGCCCGCCTGCAGGAGGGAGCCCTGGCCGAGCAGCTCGCCCGGGCCACCCGTGCCATGACCGACAGCCTGGCCGAGCAGGCGCGCCGCGTGGGCGAGGCGGCGGCCGCGCAGAACGAGCGCCTCGCCCAGCAGGAGAAGGCCCTGGCCGACCGGCTGGCGGCGGGTACGACCGGGTTGCAGGCGGCGCTGGCGGCGCAGAACGAGCGCCTGAACGCCGCGCTGGCCGGGCAGACGGAGAAGGTGAACCGCCAGCTCGGCGAGCAGTTCGCCGCGACCCAGGAGACGGCCAAGGCGATCGGCGAGCGGCTGGCGGTGATCGACGCGGCGCGCGGCAACATCGAGGCGCTGGGCGCGCAGGTGACGTCGCTGGCCGGCATCCTCTCCAACAAGCAGACGCGCGGTGCCTTCGGCGAGGTGCAGCTGCGCCGGCTGGTCGAGGACCGGCTGCCGGCGGACGGCTTCTCCTGGCAGCATACCCTGTCCAACCGGCACCGCGCCGACTGCCTGATCCACCTGCCGCACCCGCCGGGGCCGGTGGTGGTGGACAGCAAGTTCCCGCTGGAATCCTGGCGCGCCGGCCGGGAGGCGGGAGACGAGGCCGCCCGCGTGCTGCACGCCCGCGCCTTCGCCTCCGACGTGCGCAAGCACGTCACCGACATCGCCCAGAAGTACCTCATCCCCGGCGAGACGGCCGAGGGCGCGCTCCTCTTCGTCCCCTCCGAGGCGATCTATGCCGAGTTGCACGCCGACCACGCAGCACTCGTGGAGGAGGCGGCGCGGCGCGGGGTCTATGTCGTCTCGCCCTCCACCCTCTGGGCGGTGCTGGGCACCATGCGGGCGCTGATGCGCGACGTGCGCATCCGCGGCGAGGCGGCGCGCATCCAGACGGCGGTGCGCACCCTGCTGGACGACGTGACCCGGCTGGACGACCGGGTGGACAACCTCAAGCGGCACTTCGACCAGGCGGAGAAGGACATCCGCCAGATCGAGATCAGCCGCGACAAGATCGTGCGCATCGGCCAGCGCATCGGCGAGGTGGAGCTGGAGGACGAGGCGGGCCCGGCCCTGAAGCTGGGCCAGGACGACCTGGCCAGCGTGCCGCCGGCCGCCCTTCCGCGCGCCTAG